The following are encoded in a window of Roseimaritima ulvae genomic DNA:
- the frr gene encoding ribosome recycling factor: MSTAEILMDAEERMEKAVSVLTHNLSGIRTGRANPGLVDSLRVEVYGSQTPLKQLASIGTPEPQQIVIRPYDTSVIKEIEKAIVAGDLGLNPQSDGRLIRLNVPPLSTEVRKKMVARIKELAEEAKVSIRNIRRDANKAADTAEKEKNLSEDDRDKLKEEVQELTKKFETQVTEAAKGREAEVLEQ, encoded by the coding sequence TGGATGCCGAAGAACGGATGGAGAAAGCCGTCAGCGTTTTGACCCACAACCTGTCGGGCATCCGCACCGGACGCGCCAACCCCGGACTGGTCGATTCGCTGCGAGTCGAGGTCTACGGATCGCAAACGCCTCTGAAACAGCTGGCTTCCATCGGCACTCCGGAACCCCAGCAAATTGTGATCCGGCCCTACGACACCAGCGTCATCAAAGAAATCGAAAAAGCGATTGTGGCCGGCGACCTGGGACTGAACCCGCAGAGCGACGGACGGCTGATCCGACTGAACGTGCCCCCGCTGTCGACCGAAGTTCGCAAGAAAATGGTCGCCCGCATCAAGGAATTGGCCGAAGAAGCCAAGGTCTCGATCCGCAACATCCGCCGCGATGCCAACAAGGCCGCCGACACGGCCGAAAAAGAAAAAAACCTCTCCGAAGACGATCGAGATAAACTGAAGGAAGAGGTCCAAGAACTGACCAAAAAGTTCGAAACCCAGGTCACCGAGGCGGCTAAGGGACGCGAAGCCGAAGTCCTCGAACAATAA